From Vigna unguiculata cultivar IT97K-499-35 chromosome 5, ASM411807v1, whole genome shotgun sequence, the proteins below share one genomic window:
- the LOC114185531 gene encoding RNA-directed DNA methylation 4 has translation MEESSSAAPSQPKPVVVRVKRKPSQSPLDAFWLEINERPLKRSLLDLGKLTISGSAQKVEFHNKKVFVQHVETISSSEVTFDIVQSFVDPDSSCASISKSKFEERKNFFKKNNKQDQLLVKAKQEKESLAKDARFEQIWKSRKGNKGTGTGTKHDKALLEICNFYDIVRVDNEEKKKEVQEQEMSLEDQRLLSSYLPLLREFIPNAAEEVEADLIAHLGGHSKEENYVYDLYTVTDEMDTNTEDTLASYPLVQVEEEEDYYDGPDDSDYESDDSNAENNPLNDYPDEVSEEDEEEVEDSGSESEGENGDASNESSNEDTEHHGFSKGDADPYDKDFDEYEGVCNDDENAEDEDWRWSYR, from the exons ATGGAGGAAAGCTCTTCGGCTGCGCCTTCACAACCGAAACCTGTGGTGGTTAGGGTCAAACGCAAGCCCTCTCAGTCCCCACTTGATGCTTTCT GGCTGGAAATTAATGAGAGGCCCTTGAAACGTTCTCTCTTGGATCTTGGAAAATTGACAATCTCTGGTTCTGCTCAAAAGG TGGAATTTCATAACAAGAAGGTTTTTGTTCAACATGTGGAGACAATAAGCAGCTCTGAGGTCACCTTTGATATTGTGCAATCCTTTGTG GACCCTGATTCCAGTTGTGCTTCTATTTCGAAGTCGAAATTTGAGGAAAGAAAGAACTTCTTCAAGAAGAATAAT AAGCAAGATCAGCTATTGGTTAAAGCTAAACAAGAAAAGGAG TCTTTAGCAAAAGATGCTCGCTTTGAACAAATATGGAAAAGCAGGAAGGGAAACAAAGGGACAGGGACAGGAACAAAACATGATAAAGCATTACTAGAAATATGCAACTTCTATGACATTGTTCGCGTTGacaatgaagagaaaaagaaggaagtgCAAGAGCA AGAAATGTCATTGGAGGATCAAAGACTTCTGTCTAGTTACCTTCCTTTACTGAGAGAATTTATTCCTAATGCGGCTGAAGAGGTTGAAGCCGATTTGATTGCTCATTTGGGTGGTCATTCCAAAGAAG AGAATTATGTGTATGACCTATACACTGTGACGGATGAGATGGATACGAACACAGAAGATACTTTAGCTTCTTATCCACT TGTTCAAGTTGAGGAGGAAGAGGACTATTATGATGGCCCAGATGATTCAGATTATGAATCTGATGACTCAAATG CTGAAAACAATCCATTGAATGATTATCCGGATGAGGTTTCTGAAGAGGATGAAGAAGAGGTTGAAGATTCCGGGAGTGAATCAGAAGGTGAAAATGGCGATGCTAGTAACGAATCATCAAACGAGGATACAGAACATCATGGTTTTTCCAAAGGTGATGCTGATCCATATGATAAGGATTTTGATGAGTATGAAGGTGTTTGTAACGATGATGAGAATGCTGAAGATGAAGATTGGAGGTGGTCGTACCGATGA
- the LOC114185608 gene encoding glycine-rich RNA-binding protein 3, mitochondrial: MESPPSNHHSVDGDANDVRAFSHHDDEDDKPQPLTGDGASPGKIFIGGLARETTIAQFIKHFGKYGEITDSVIMKDRKTGQPRGFGFITYADPSVVDTVIEDTHIINGKQVEIKRTIPRGAVGSNSKDFRTKKIFVGGIPSTVSEDEFRDFFTRYGEVKDHQIMRDHSTNRSRGFGFITYDSEEAVDDLLAVGNKIEFAGAQVEIKKAEPKKPNPPAPSSKRYNDARSSYGGGYGDAYDGFSGNFGMGGYRSGGGGAYGGRGSAYGGFGSEFGGYGRYAGAMGPYRGDPSLGYAGRYGGGFGRGYDLGGYGGASEGYGAYGGSGGGGSSGNAYGSSYDASLGGGYGGAGGGSFYGTRGGYGGAGTARYHPYGR; the protein is encoded by the exons ATGGAGTCACCGCCCAGTAATCACCACTCCGTCGACGGCGATGCCAACGACGTTAGAGCTTTCTCCCACCACGACGACGAAGACGACAAGCCCCAGCCTCTCACCGGTGACGGTGCCAGTCCCGG AAAGATTTTTATTGGCGGTTTAGCGAGAGAAACCACTATTG CACAATTCATCAAGCACTTTGGTAAATATGGTGAGATTACGGATTCCGTTATCATGAAGGACAGAAAGACCGGCCAGCCTCGGGGCTTCGGCTTCATAACTTACGCTGATCCCTCTGTGGTAGATACAGTTATTGAGGACACTCACATTATCAACGGCAAGCAG GTGGAGATAAAGCGGACGATTCCGAGGGGTGCCGTTGGCTCGAACTCTAAGGACTTCCGAACCAAGAAGATTTTTGTTGGTGGAATTCCTTCTACTGTGAGTGAAG ATGAATTTAGGGACTTTTTTACACGCTATGGAGAAGTCAAAGATCACCAGATAATGCGGGATCACTCTACTAATCGATCACGCGGCTTTGGGTTTATTACCTACGACTCTGAAGAAGCTGTTGATGATCTCTTAGCTGTGGGCAACAAAATTGAGTTTGCTGGAGCTCAG GTGGAAATCAAGAAGGCGGAACCGAAAAAGCCCAATCCACCAGCCCCTTCATCCAAGCGTTATAATGATGCCCGGTCTTCATATGGTGGTGGATATGGAGATGCTTATGATGGATTTAGTGGTAATTTTGGTATGGGTGGCTATAGGTCAGGTGGTGGTGGTGCCTATGGTGGTAGGGGAAGTGCTTATGGTGGATTTGGAAGTGAATTTGGTGGGTATGGAAGATATGCTGGTGCCATGGGGCCTTATAGAGGTGATCCTTCTCTTGGGTATGCTGGTAGATATGGTGGAGGCTTTGGCAGAGGCTATGATCTTGGTGGGTATGGTGGAGCTAGTGAGGGTTATGGAGCAtatggtggtagtggtggtggtggttccTCTGGTAATGCTTATGGAAGCAGCTATGATGCCAGCCTAGGGGGTGGATATGGAGGAGCTGGTGGAGGCTCCTTTTATGGGACTAGAGGGGGATATGGTGGTGCAGGAACTGCTCGATATCATCCTTATGGAAGATAG